ATTCTTAACTGCTATCATTAATATATTCCCTACTTCTAAAGAAGAATATGATAAATATCATAAATTTAACGAAAAAAAAAAAAAATTAGTACGCGTAAAAAACTGGCAAACCAATTTTAATAACTTGAAAAAGTTAGGAGTACACTTCACACACGAAATCGATAATATTAAATACGCACTTGAACTCTCTGATCAAGAACTCTCTCTTTCCTGTAAATACAAACCTAACACCAATATCTGCTCACCTCTACCAGAAAACAGAACATTTGAACCATACAAATACATTCTTGAAAAATTTCATTCATTCACTAATCCCATCAAACATAAAAACCCTGACCAAACTGCTTATCTAATATATGAAATATATGATCTAGAAACAATCTTTGGTATCACACAAGAAACCATATATGGTTTCAACGAAAACAAACCAGAACTAGCAACCACATACAATCTTGCATACAAAAAAACATTCGAAACACTCAAAAACATATATTACAAAGCAAAACATGATTTCGATTTTGCTACCAATATACTTAAACAAAATTATACAGATAATAATTTCGATACATTCATGCTTAAATTCATCGAAATTCATAAACTTGCTACCCACGCATATTTTAATATTTACAACCTCCTATATAAATGCATACACAGTCAATCAACAGAAGAAAAAAATAAATATTGCAAATACACACATAATACATATTATTAGTATTATCCAAATCATTATACATAACCTTGTTATTTTTGCATAAATAAAGTATCCTTTTATTAAAGGTTAACAATGTTAAAAATTCTCCTATTCTTAACTGCTATCATTAATATATTCCCTACTTCTAAAGAAGAATATGATAAATATCATAAATTTAACGAAAAAAAAAGAAAATTAGTACGCGTAAAAAACTGGCAAACCAATTTTAATAACTTGAAAAAGTTAGGAGTACACTTCACACACGAAATCGATAATATTAAATACGCACTTGAACTCTCTGATCAAGAACTCTCTCTTTCCTGTAAATACAAACCTAACACCAATATCTGCTCACCTCTACCAGAAAACAGAACATTTGAACCATACAAATACATTCTTGAAAAATTTCATTCATTCACTAATCCCATCAAACATAAAAACCCTGACCAAACTGCTTATCTAATATATGAAATATATGATCTAGAAACAATCTTTGGTATCACACAAGAAACCATATATGGTTTCAACGAAAACAAACCAGAACTAGCAACCACATACAATCTTGCATACAAAAAAACATTCGAAACACTCAAAAACATATATTACAAAGCACAACATGATCTCGATTTAGCTACCAATATACTTAAACAAAATTATACAGATAATAATTTCAATACATTCATGCTTAAATTCATCGAAATTCATAAACTTGCTACCCACGCATATTTTAATATTTACAACCTCCTATATAAATGCATACACAGTCAATCAACAGAAGAAAAAAATAAATATTGCAAATACACATAATCATTTATTCCCCTTTCATACCTATGAAAATGCAAAAAGAAAAGAAATTTAAATATTTCAAACCCAAATTTCTTATTCTTTTACTATTTTTAAATCACTATCTTGAGTTCATCATGCTACCGATTTTATCAACGCTACTATTTCTCCCCACTTACTATCTACCACATCTGAAAACTCTTTCATAGTTGGCTCTGCGAAAAAGCTATCCAATATATTCTTTATCTCCCTTTGATCACCCTTATCTTTCACACTCTTTATTACATTAATAGCTCGACCTAGAAGTCCTTTCCTTTTATCAATTATCTGTTGTAGCGCATCATCAATCCTAATAATAACTTCTGAATTAAATTTCGAATTAGTTGAAACTGAATGCTTAATTATCTCTTTATGCAAATCTTTTATTACCAAGTCTAAACGATATGACAAATAGTATAAAAATACATACATACTATCAATAGAATCATAAAGAATTTTCCCATCAGAATCATAAACAGACTTACCCCACTCATTACAAATACCAAGACCAGTTTTTGGTATTACTTCTGACTTGTCCAATAAAGGCACCAAATAGCTCCAGTAATTTTCTTCTATCCCTGTCTCTCCCTTTTCAAGATCGTTTGTTAGGCTTAGGTAAATATAATGTCGGCCTTTATCAAAAGACTTAGGTTTAAAGTCTGTGTTTAAATTTAAACGGCCCATTTTTTTTGTTGAACAATAGAATCTGTCATCATCAGGCGCCCCAGTCAGTAATAGTCTAACATATAGGTTTCTATAGTAATTAATTTTACCGATCATACGATTATAAGCCACTACTTTTTGATTAAAATCTTTCCTTGCTGCATCTTCTTCTGCCTTTCTTCTTGCTGCTTCTTCTGTTTCTCTCACTTTAGCTGCATCTTCTTCTGCCTTTCTTCTTGCTGCTTCTTCTGTTTCTCTCACTTTAGCTGCATCTTCTTCTGCCTTTCTTCTTGCTGCTTCTTCTGTTTCTCTCACTTTAGCTGCATCTTCTTCTGCCTTTCTTCTTGCTGCTTCTTCTGTTTCTCTCACTTTAGCTGCATCTTCTTCTGCCTTTCTTTTTGCTGCTTCTCCCTTTTTCGCTACCACGCCTCCAAGTAAACTGAAAACCGTACTCTCACGACCCAAATTATTATCAAAACCTTCTTTTCGACTATTTTGAGAACAGCCTAGAATAAATACATACAATGTATAAATCACTAAACAAAATCGTTTCATAATTAAATATCTCCTAATTTAAAACATAAATAACAATAAAAGTTATAGGCATTTATTATAAGCTCACACGAGCTTAAGACCTCTCTGTTTTAAAACATAAATAACTATAATAAAAAGTCATAAACATTTATTATAGGCTCACAAAAGCTAAGACATCCCTGTTTTAAAACAGATAAACAATCAATATTGTTACAATAAATATACTAACCTTTTTAAATATTATTCGGTATAAATATTTTCCTCCTTTTCTAATATCAAATATTAGTTACTCTAAAACAAAAGAATACTATTATTTAACTTACATCACATCAAATTTATTGAATCAATCAATACAATATTATTAACTCAATAAACTACATTACAATTTTTCAATTGCAGCATCATTATTAAGTACAAGTCTTTTTTTATCTTTTATAATAAAACCTCTATCCATTAAATCTGATAAATATTGCCTTATTCTATAATCAGACACATTTGTCTCTTTATTAATTTTCCTTAAAGGCTTTATTGTACGCTTATCATCCTCTAAATTAGATTCAATAAATCCAAGTACTTCTTCAACCCTTTGCAAGGGTTTTTTATACTTTCTTGAACTTGAAATTTGACGATTTTTAACCTTGCCCTTTACACCAACCCCACTTCCTGTAGGTAATGTGACTAAGTGTAATAACTTTTGTTCATAAAATTTATGATACGCATTTTGTATTATGCAAAATACCATTGCTAAAAATATATCTAGACAAACAGACAATAATAATAATAAATAAACAAAAACTATATTAAGATAATCATCTCTAGCAATAACAGCAGATGTTCCATTTAAAACATTAGCTGCCTTAAACTTATTATTATTTACAGCCGACCTTTCAATTAAACTGCTAAGCTTCAACCTCAAATCCTGCAAAGACTCTAAATACTCATTCCTTTGATTAAATAACTCCTTATTCTCCCTACTTGCATTCTCAATCTCTCTCATATAATCTTGCTTCATGGTTCTATACCTATAATCCAAGCTTAAATGCTTATTTTTAGCAAACTCTATACGATCATTATTATTCTTAATCTTAATATCAATACTAGCTATCTCACCTTCAATTATCTTCTCTTTATCAAAGAGTAGCTTACGCATACCTTCCTCTTTTGCTATCTGACTCTTTTGAGTACCCAAAACAGTGTCCTTAATAGTATCTTCAAACATCAGGCTAAAGAAACTCTCAAAGCTCATCCATGAACTTACAGATTGCGTTATAAGTCCTATCACTAATAATACAAATATTGCTATTTTTTCTAAGCATGCAAATACTGAAATCCTAACACTACCTTCAGTAACACGCTTCCTTAATAAATAAAGAAAATACAATAATATTGAAGACGGTACTATTATAACGATTATTGTAAAAGGCAATGTAAAATAAAGCTTAGAATTACTACCAACCTCATAACTTGCAATACCTCTATGTGAATGCAACACATTGAAGAAAAACAAAAATAAAGCAAATAATATTAACCAAATATTACGAATTAAAAATTCAAAATTAAGTCTTAAAGACTCTACAATATTAAACTCAATATTATGATCTTTTGTTGGCTTGCTTTTACTCATCATGTATATAACCTTTTTACTTATAATACTAATATCTATAATACTAT
This is a stretch of genomic DNA from Borrelia coriaceae. It encodes these proteins:
- a CDS encoding cell envelope integrity protein TolA; amino-acid sequence: MKRFCLVIYTLYVFILGCSQNSRKEGFDNNLGRESTVFSLLGGVVAKKGEAAKRKAEEDAAKVRETEEAARRKAEEDAAKVRETEEAARRKAEEDAAKVRETEEAARRKAEEDAAKVRETEEAARRKAEEDAARKDFNQKVVAYNRMIGKINYYRNLYVRLLLTGAPDDDRFYCSTKKMGRLNLNTDFKPKSFDKGRHYIYLSLTNDLEKGETGIEENYWSYLVPLLDKSEVIPKTGLGICNEWGKSVYDSDGKILYDSIDSMYVFLYYLSYRLDLVIKDLHKEIIKHSVSTNSKFNSEVIIRIDDALQQIIDKRKGLLGRAINVIKSVKDKGDQREIKNILDSFFAEPTMKEFSDVVDSKWGEIVALIKSVA